The genome window GGGAGGTTGGGCGAGCGAGGAGGGGATTAGAGAAGCGGGGGCGACTCGATcgaagggaaaaagaaaagaaaagaaaagagaggaagggaaAAAAGCTGTTAGAAAtttgaaaaagaataaaaagagaaGGCGAGCAGTCCTTTTGGTGtttgaaaataataaatattagtgAAGGGATTTTTAGAGCGCTAATTATTTACGGAATTAGATATGGAGGTGGGTCACCCACCGGTGAGACTCTAACGAATGCTTCGATTCGGTGGGACACCTAATTACATATCCGTTTGTCAGTTTGAGAATTACATATTTATTTCCATAAAATTATATATTCCCATATTCCTTATTGAATATTAAAACTGTTGGATATTATTCCCATAAATCTTAATTCTTTTATATGGCTCATCATGTCTTGAATGCTACAACACGTTATACATTAGACCACATATTCTTTGGTTTACGTTCATGTGGATGGCTACCAATAATTCAAAATAGTAATAATTTATGgtaaataatatcaattattcATCAAAAATTTTCCTAATAAATCAGAAGTATCATAAGATCTATCAGTATTGTAATAATGGGTGATCGATTTGAGTGTCTCAATAAATAAGATATcgtagatatattatatattatttggtatCACAGGCGCAAGGATACTACTCCAAAGAAGGGGGAGACAGATGGGTCAACGACCAGAGGCGGTGAGCGTATCCCCGAGGTTGCTATCTGTCACAGTAGAAAAGACGCACCCAGGAAAACTGGACCCGACAGTTTGCACGGCGGTCATGCacgcagcagcggcggcagcaagAAAAGGAGAGATGCCGTTCTCGTGGCTCCCACGCCGCGACAAGGTCTGGCGACAGTGCGCGGGGCCCACGGCACGTATCTCCATGAACGCGTACGGCCGCATCGTGGCCTCTCTCTTGCTCGAACCTCGCGACCCCATCGTTGCCCTCCATCCAACGTCTCAGCGACAGCGCGGGTCCCACACCACGTATCTCCATAATACTACACGTCACCGCGCTGGACGCCCGTCTCGCGTATGCCTAGTCTCGTCTTTTACTGCGACGCGAGTCCATCAGGACCCACCGACGCGCATCTCAGCAACAGCCGTCGGGCCCCAAAGCCCGTATCTCCTTCACGACTGTCTGTCGTCGCACCTCGGAGGCAGTTTCAGGGGCCGTTCCTCGTTTTCTTTTTACTTTAAAGTCCTCGGGCTCCTTCCATTCCTCCGACTAATAGCGCCGCGACTCCATCGACACCCACCATCGCACATCTCAGCGACAGCCCGAATCTCGAGGATGGTGGGCGTACGATCTCTTAGCCCGGCAAGAGGGAATCATTGGCGTCGCCAGAAATTGCAACGAAGAGCGAATCATGGCCGCCTGTCGGCCGCGATCGAAATGGACCTCAGGCCAGTGCGGGACGCACCGTTTAGTCGCTAGATGAACTATTTGGCGTGCGTATGTAAAAAGGGCTCTCGTACAAAAGCTTGTTTTCCTGGAGATTAGCACCGGTGGAACGAACAAAAGTTGGAGAACGGGAACAAAAGCAGGAAAaagaacttgaaaatggatgacaAAGGGTGGagacatgctttgtaataataaaGGCAGTGAAATTATTGGGCATAAAGAGAGGGTAGAGATTCTTGAACACCCCAAGTCGTAAAGATTCTATGACAATGACCACTAGCTTACCACAGGAAACAATTATTGGCCACAGCCATAGCTGGTATCATATGAGACTAGGATGATCAATGTTGAGAAATGGATGACACGTTATAGGTAGATATTTAAATTGATCTGTTTCTCCTGCTCGAATGATGCTAAGTAAGTTGTTTAATGCACAACAAAAAAAGAAGCATGGGACGAAAGCAACTCGATAAATCttgcaaaaagaaaaagcttCGTCTTCCATCACGCCATAACATTTGCATGGtaaacaaaaatatatcaaatgtcAGATCCAATCTATTTGATTAGGGCTAAGGTATCAATCGGTTCTAATCTACTAGATTCTAGCAAGGTATAATATACGACAAAATATGTGATTGATTAAGTTGGATAGTTAACCAAAATTGGCCAAGGCAACATAAATTAAGCTCATGTATTCCTATCGGATGTCTGTTCTAGTCTACTTGGAAAAAAGTTACTAGTTGCTCATCGGATGAAAAAAGTTTCACTGCATACCTTTTTGCTTCCTCTTCAAAATAGCCAACAGATATTATGCATTACTCCACCGTCTAAGTATCTTTCCCATCTACTTGAAGCTGAACCTCTTGGTATCCTTCCCTCCAAAATCTGAATATCAGAAACAATCCATATCAGATTCTTGACATTCTTTATTCAAGATTTTCTTCCATCACTACTTGGCTTCTTTAAGCTATGTTTTCCAACTGTCCGGATTAGTTTTTCTCCGCTTGTAGGTGACGTAGCAGACAACCTTGCTTGTGAGACCCAGGCAGTTTATCTTATCTATTTTATCCATCTGATAATTAGTATTTCTCCGCTTGTAGGTGACATAGTGAACAACCTTGCTTGTGAGACCCAGGCAGTTCATCTTATCTATTTTATCCATCTGATAATTAGTATTTCTCCGCTTGTAGGTGACATAGCGAACAACCTTGTTTGTCAGACCCACGCAGCTTGTCTTATCTATTTTATCCATCTCACAATTGGTTTTTCTCCGCTTGTAGGTGACGTAGTGAACAACCTTGTTTGTCAGACCCAGGCAGCTTGTCTTACCTATTTCATCCATCTCACAAGGAAGCTTTCTCCGCTTGTAGGTGACATAGTGAACAACCTTGTTTGTCAGACCCAGGCAGCTTGTCTTACCTATTTCATCCATCTCACAATTAAGCTTTCTCCGCTTGTAGGTGACATAGTGAACAACCTTGTTTGTGAGACCCAGGCTTCGAGTCTTATGTATTCCATTCAACGTATAATTAGTTTTTCTCCGCTTGTAGGTGACACAGTGAACAACCTTGTTTCTAAGACCCAGGCAGTAAGTCTTACCTATTTCATCCATCTCACAATTGACAGCATAAGTTTCAGACTCTCCATCTACTGATTTATACTGCTGCTCACATATATCAAAAGCTTTCCCTTTAAGCTTCTTGCCTTTTAAAACATCACTTTCATTTTCAACCATGTTTTTCCCTAGATCACTTCCATAATTCCTCAACCTCTTCTCTTGGTCATTATTTTCCTCTTCAGATGACAAGTCAACTAAATTGCTTGTTTCCTCACTTGATTCCTCACCATTCATTTCGTGTTTCCTCTTTTGGAGTAATTCTATTAGATCCATAAGCTCTCTGTTGACCTGGAGCAAAAAATAGATTCAGTGAAACAATATATTTTGTCATCTTTCAGATTTAAAGTGTTCTTCTAGCAAGCCTAGGAGTACTTGTACCTGGGGATTCTGTAAGAAATCAGAGATGTCATTAGGACAAGAAGGGCAtttcttgataattttttgaGCTCGAAGGCTCCAACCCCCTTCCCATGTTCTCTCCCGCACAAATGACTTGTCAGCGAATGACCCAAGCAAGCATGACTTGCAAAAGTTGTGGGCACATGGGGTTGTGAGTGGAAATGACATCACCTTCCAACAAATTAGGCAGCTCAATTCTGCAGAATTAGAAATATTTGAGGGGATTATTAAAAATCCAAACTATAAAAATGAATAGAAAATTTCCAATTCATATAACTCCGTGCCGAACTTAGGAAATATATCAATTATGAAGATCAACCTTTCAAGAGTTTCTCCCTCACAGATGTGCTTTGAGGAGTCCTGCTTGATTTCCTTCGTCCCCTTTCATATGGACTTCCACCGGGCCCATGCTTTCGACTCGTTGGTGGAGACTTGATCCATTTCCAACCATGTTTTTCCTATGGAAAACACAAAAGCATGCATAGAAGCACGATGGAGACTTTAAGAAGGCCTTAATCCGATCTTAAGATAAATAAGACcagatgtttcatattttaacatTTTAACTACCACATAATAGTAATCATAAATGCAAACATGGCACTCCATCTAAACATTCATTTACGAACCCAAGATTCGAGTAACTGTTTCCTCAGATGTCTACGTGTGCCTGACATACCAATGATGCAATAAGTAGATCTTTTCATACTAATGTGTTTAGTCCAGGAAGACTGTTAAAAGTGATATAGCTGAAAACAATGTGAATCCTTAAAATTGCGCATGACATCCCCGATAGAGATACACAGGATGGTGCTTTCTATTAAATAAACTTACAGAATGGATTACTATAACTAGATAATTAGTTTTGTCCAAACATAGTATCTGAGGCTAGTTAAACTTGATGCAAAAGCAGTGAGAAGAGGAAGGGGGAAGAaacatatatatagagagagaaagagagactaTACATACATCATAATCCCAAGACGGGCTTTGCTTTCTTATTGTGATATCAGtggcatgctttagttccttaatgACAGGCAAAGGTCTAGGATGGTCCCCTTGTTCATCACTGCAAtgtaaatcaaacaaaaaattatTAACAATTGAAGCAGCAAATAGAACATTTGAAAAAAGTGCATGCCTAGTTCTAGAGCCAGCATATGTTAATCTGAAGAAACATAACATATAAAACTTTAGGATACCTTCTTTCCCCATACTTTTTGCAACATGTATTTAAGACATCCTCATAGAGTCTTGAAGATAGCCCCCAACCAGATCTCAATTAGCAAATTAAGCTTACCGTAGTTTATTTAATTCTAAGTTCTTCTTGCAGTAAATTAGTTACCTTTTGTCTACTGATTCTAGTTATTAGTTCATATCTATTTCAACATCACAACTAATAGACATAATTGCCATAAAACATGTTCGGTGATTCTCAACTTGGTCTCTATTTGCAACCGGCTGTACTTCTTTTCAGACACATTGATATTTATCCAATTTAACAACAAAAGGGTGAGGTGTTTACAGAATTTATTTCAAGAAAAAAAGGCAAAATGTCTGCATCATTACTTGATAAATCTTAATAAAGTAACTTCATGAAAATCCGGATCTCAAAAGATATTCAGAAGAAGAGCTACGTCAAAACGTTCCCTATCTCCAATTGAAGCTTCCACCATTGATATAGGCATTTGACAACACCCATCAAAAGGTCAGCCTAGTTGGTATGACAACCCATGTGTGGCATTCCTAGTACAATATATTCCTTCGAAACTTTTCTACTCCCCAGAAATTCTAGCATGATCATCCCTTTTCTAGTCTAATCAAAGATTTTAAGAACACGTATTTGGCACTTACACTATCCGTGACAGTATACAAATGCACAAACAAGTATAGAACAGGGAAAAAGAAGAGTAAACcaccataaagaaaaaaaaaagaagtaaaccTTGTCCATGGGGCTGGTTCATTGTCACACCGGACAAAAAGATATCTACAAACTTTAAAACCCTGAAAATTTCCAACCATTATTGCAAATACAGAATCTCTTTCTCAAATGTAGAAACATGGTGAGCACAGAAAACTATGAAAATGGGAAGCAGCTACAAGGTTAGTGTACTTGAATCCCAACTTTGCGCCAACATTTTTCGATCCTGTAAATCCCATCATAGCGAACCCCAGTTTCTGGAGCATATGAGGATCTCTTTTCTTTATGGGATCTGCAGAATATCAATAGAATGGACCATTTTTAAAAAGAGATGCCCTGCAAAACAAGTACCTTTTGAACTCATACAATCAATGACAAATGCTCCAAATCCAGTTGATATAGCATCAAGCTTATGTACTTATTTCAGAAGCAACTGATACAATAAGCCAACTATTTAGTGATTCTAGAAGTAGATTCCCTCAACTGTATATGACAAAACCTTCAGCTAAATAAATGAAATATACGTGATGTAATGCATATCCAGTGCTTGGTGTTACTAAGGTAAAAGAAATCAATTTGTTTATAgattttttactaatatttttgaaGTAATATAAATTGAAAGTCAAATAACACATGCATAATGAAGTTAAGTTACCTAGTTGTAATTGACACCACTATGAGCAAGAATGAAATTTGCAGCTTAAATTATTATAATCAAAAGAGTGCAGCCACTCACCTAACTACTCGAACAGGGTATCCCTTTAGGCAACTAACTTGTAGTGCTTTGTTAAGCTTCTCAAATGTCTGGTCAAATGACTGGTGTTTGTTAGTTCGCTTGTTGCCACTCAAATCCCTTCCCCCACTGCCAGAATGAACCATAACTTGGAAATGATTCagtcaaaaataaattttaaaaaaattactccTAAAGAAATAATGCCAATAGAATAACCTAGACAGAGAATTTGTTGATAATACTGTTAAATAATCAAACATAGGAGAACAATCACAAGATTGAGACAACTGTTCTCTCATACCTTCCAGTGTAGAGGAACCAATCACCATGATCTTCATCATCCTTGTAGCCTCCAGATAATGCAACGGATTGAGCACCCTGATTCGATTGCCCTGCAATCCCTGCAACATGGGGTAAGTGGGCACCCCATTGCCTGCATTCCAGTCGGTCCTCCCATATTTCGCCAACCAAAACACCCTTCTTCCTTTTAGGATCATGCACTGCAAGGATTGGCCCAAAATGATCAGGAGGTACTGCAACAAAAATTTGACCACTACAAGCATTAGCTTTTCCAGCCTTTTTGGCTCGTTCAGTAGTAAATGCTTTGTCAGGCCTGTTTTCATTGCACATGGAATGATATTCTCGTTTTTTATCACTTGGGATGGTTGACTGTGCTGTTTTTGCCATGCGAATAGCCA of Musa acuminata AAA Group cultivar baxijiao chromosome BXJ1-7, Cavendish_Baxijiao_AAA, whole genome shotgun sequence contains these proteins:
- the LOC135679379 gene encoding E3 ubiquitin-protein ligase ORTHRUS 2-like produces the protein MDLTGQADFHHAFPFRGANSKPIPLSFSVSPRHLPLGQPPASEPVRGSVMASPVDLPCDADGRCMACEAVPPSPAEVVLCRTCATPWHAPCLSLPPATLATAVDWECPDCSTPDGSGIGAAVPDASSALIASIRAIEADQSLTEKEKAWRRQELVGGRGRVLVERDKEEEKKGKKMRNDDVLGFLDAKFICSFCMQLPDRPVTTPCGHNFCLKCFQKWVGQGKHSCAKCRAPIPSKMACEPRINSAIVVAIRMAKTAQSTIPSDKKREYHSMCNENRPDKAFTTERAKKAGKANACSGQIFVAVPPDHFGPILAVHDPKRKKGVLVGEIWEDRLECRQWGAHLPHVAGIAGQSNQGAQSVALSGGYKDDEDHGDWFLYTGSGGRDLSGNKRTNKHQSFDQTFEKLNKALQVSCLKGYPVRVVRSHKEKRSSYAPETGVRYDGIYRIEKCWRKVGIQGFKVCRYLFVRCDNEPAPWTSDEQGDHPRPLPVIKELKHATDITIRKQSPSWDYDEKHGWKWIKSPPTSRKHGPGGSPYERGRRKSSRTPQSTSVREKLLKELSCLICWKVMSFPLTTPCAHNFCKSCLLGSFADKSFVRERTWEGGWSLRAQKIIKKCPSCPNDISDFLQNPQVNRELMDLIELLQKRKHEMNGEESSEETSNLVDLSSEEENNDQEKRLRNYGSDLGKNMVENESDVLKGKKLKGKAFDICEQQYKSVDGESETYAVNCEMDEIGKTYCLGLRNKVVHCVTYKRRKTNYTLNGIHKTRSLGLTNKVVHYVTYKRRKLNCEMDEIGKTSCLGLTNKVVHYVTYKRRKLPCEMDEIGKTSCLGLTNKVVHYVTYKRRKTNCEMDKIDKTSCVGLTNKVVRYVTYKRRNTNYQMDKIDKMNCLGLTSKVVHYVTYKRRNTNYQMDKIDKINCLGLTSKVVCYVTYKRRKTNPDSWKT